From Sulfuricella sp., a single genomic window includes:
- a CDS encoding efflux RND transporter periplasmic adaptor subunit: MKPVFLPVLAAVLLTACSQESSPPPPPPVLVKTHLVSQSAASAGRAYSGEVRARHETSLAFRIGGKILERKVDVGAAVKAGQLLARLDPADVRLAAGQAEAQRALALAEAKRYRDLHARSFVSAAALEARETALASAEAQAGMARNQAAYATLNADHAGVVAAVLAEPGQVVSAGQPVLRIARDGEREVAIAVPEAGVIDLKPGMTAEISLWSGGRAYQGRLRELSPAADPATRTYAARVSILDADAGLALGMTASVRFTTQATPALVVPLAALFQQGQGFAVWAVGSDATVSLKPVTVAGYTDAGAAIAAGLQPGERIVAVGVHKLSAGQKVRIAP, translated from the coding sequence ATGAAGCCTGTCTTTCTGCCGGTTCTCGCGGCCGTTCTGCTCACCGCTTGCAGCCAGGAGTCTTCACCCCCCCCGCCGCCGCCCGTATTGGTGAAAACCCATCTTGTCAGCCAGAGTGCCGCCAGCGCCGGGCGCGCTTATAGCGGCGAGGTGCGCGCCCGCCACGAAACCTCACTGGCCTTCCGTATCGGCGGCAAGATACTGGAACGCAAGGTGGATGTGGGTGCCGCCGTCAAGGCGGGGCAACTGCTGGCGCGCCTCGATCCCGCCGATGTCCGCCTGGCTGCCGGACAGGCCGAAGCCCAGCGCGCCCTGGCCCTGGCCGAGGCCAAACGCTACCGCGATCTCCATGCGCGGAGTTTCGTCAGCGCCGCCGCCCTGGAGGCCAGGGAAACAGCCCTGGCGTCCGCCGAAGCCCAGGCAGGAATGGCGCGCAACCAGGCCGCCTATGCGACCCTGAACGCCGATCATGCCGGCGTCGTCGCCGCCGTGCTGGCGGAACCCGGCCAGGTGGTGAGCGCCGGGCAGCCGGTGCTGCGCATCGCCCGGGACGGGGAAAGGGAAGTCGCTATCGCCGTACCCGAGGCCGGCGTGATTGACCTGAAACCGGGCATGACGGCGGAGATCAGCCTGTGGAGCGGCGGACGGGCTTACCAGGGGCGGCTGCGCGAGCTTTCCCCTGCGGCCGATCCGGCGACCCGTACCTATGCGGCACGGGTTTCCATTCTGGATGCCGATGCGGGCCTTGCCCTGGGCATGACGGCCAGCGTGCGCTTCACCACCCAAGCCACCCCTGCCCTCGTGGTGCCCCTGGCCGCCTTGTTCCAGCAAGGACAGGGCTTCGCCGTCTGGGCCGTGGGCAGCGATGCCACGGTCAGCCTCAAGCCCGTGACGGTGGCGGGCTACACCGACGCGGGCGCGGCAATTGCCGCCGGCCTCCAGCCGGGCGAGCGCATCGTCGCCGTTGGCGTGCACAAGCTGAGTGCCGGCCAGAAAGTGCGGATCGCGCCATGA
- a CDS encoding efflux RND transporter permease subunit gives MKAPNLSEWSLTHPSMVLYLIIVLMAAGALSYFKLGRAEDPDFTFKVMVVRTLWPGADAREVELELTERIEKKLSETPWVDVLRSASKPGESMVFVILKDYTPKPEVPEAWRQVRKKLDDIRHTFPAGVQGPFPNDEFGDVQVNILALTGDGFDLAALRLEADRLARELKRVPDVKKVELIGVQQEKIYIEVKPERLAALGLAPNQVFEALQRQNAVAAAGFIETATDRVRLRVTGPFDTVDGIRDADLAVAGRHFRLGDIAEVKRGFADPASPGMRVDGKDAIGIGVVMDKGGDVIHLGENLKAAMSRLTADLPAGIEVHTVADQPEIVQLSIQLFAQSLAEAIAIVLAVSFLSLGWRTGTVVALSIPLVLAVTFFLMKIFGIDLQRISLGALVISLGLLVDDAIIAAEMMVVKMEQGWDKFKAATFAYTSTAFPMLTGTLITVAGFTPVGFAQSAAGEYTFSIFAVVTIALLASWIVAVVFTPYLGYKLLNAEKLAEIGRKHGGDIYGSPFYLRFRSLVVWCLRHRKSVILATLIIFLASIFVFGTVVKKQFFPSSSRSELLIELWLPQGASLKATEAEVRRVEKILENDPAVTAQSAYVGNGAPRFYLPLDQQLFNDNFAQFVVVTKGVQEREDLKQRLEQRFTGDDGAWSGLRARVLRLENGPPVGFPVQFRVMGEDLEQLRLIAGRVAEVMRADPDLQDVHLDWNEKVKSVRVAIDQDRARLLGVSSQDMALTLQAWLKGAAITQFREGDQLIDVVWRGSGVNRDSLDGLPDLDIATTGGRHVPLAQVARLEPVLEEGIIWRRDRLPAITVRADLAGNTTGPAVSARLDPQLDPIRAQLPPGFRIEMGGTVEESAKGEKSIQAVMPLMLIGVITLLMMQLQSMSRTIMVLLTAPLGLIGVTLSLLAFQVPFGFVAQLGVIALMGMILRNSVILVDQIDQDEKAGKSTWEAIVGSTVRRFRPITLTAAAAVLAMIPLTRQIFWGPMAVAIMGGLIIATALTCLFLPALYAAWYRVREE, from the coding sequence ATGAAAGCCCCCAACCTCTCCGAGTGGTCCCTGACGCACCCGTCCATGGTGCTCTACCTGATCATCGTGCTCATGGCGGCGGGTGCCTTGTCCTATTTCAAGCTGGGCCGCGCCGAGGACCCGGATTTCACCTTCAAGGTGATGGTGGTGCGCACCCTCTGGCCCGGCGCCGACGCGCGCGAGGTGGAACTGGAACTGACCGAGCGCATCGAGAAAAAGCTCTCCGAAACGCCCTGGGTGGATGTGCTCCGCTCCGCCTCCAAGCCCGGCGAGTCCATGGTGTTCGTGATCCTCAAGGACTACACGCCCAAGCCCGAGGTGCCGGAGGCCTGGCGCCAGGTAAGGAAAAAACTGGACGATATCCGCCACACCTTTCCCGCCGGCGTGCAGGGGCCGTTTCCCAACGACGAGTTCGGCGATGTGCAGGTCAATATCCTTGCTCTCACCGGGGACGGCTTCGACCTTGCCGCCCTGCGCCTGGAGGCGGACCGCCTGGCGCGGGAGCTGAAGCGCGTGCCCGACGTGAAGAAAGTGGAACTGATCGGCGTGCAGCAGGAAAAGATCTACATCGAGGTCAAGCCGGAGCGCCTCGCCGCCCTGGGGCTGGCGCCAAACCAGGTTTTTGAAGCGCTGCAGCGCCAGAACGCGGTGGCCGCCGCCGGTTTCATCGAGACCGCAACGGACCGGGTGCGCCTGCGCGTGACTGGCCCCTTCGACACCGTGGACGGCATCCGCGACGCCGATCTGGCCGTTGCCGGGCGGCACTTCCGCCTCGGCGACATCGCCGAGGTGAAGCGCGGTTTCGCCGATCCGGCCAGTCCGGGCATGCGGGTGGACGGCAAGGACGCCATCGGCATCGGCGTGGTGATGGACAAGGGCGGCGACGTCATCCACCTGGGCGAGAACCTCAAGGCGGCCATGAGCCGGCTGACAGCCGACCTGCCAGCGGGCATCGAGGTGCATACGGTGGCCGACCAGCCCGAGATCGTGCAGCTGTCGATCCAGCTTTTCGCCCAGTCCCTGGCCGAGGCCATCGCCATCGTCCTGGCGGTGAGCTTCCTCTCCCTGGGCTGGCGCACCGGCACGGTGGTGGCGCTGTCGATTCCCCTGGTGCTGGCGGTGACCTTCTTCCTGATGAAGATTTTCGGCATCGACCTGCAGCGCATCTCGCTCGGCGCCCTGGTCATCTCCCTGGGCCTTCTGGTGGACGACGCCATCATCGCCGCCGAAATGATGGTGGTAAAAATGGAACAGGGCTGGGACAAGTTCAAGGCCGCCACCTTCGCCTATACCTCCACCGCCTTTCCCATGCTCACCGGCACGCTCATCACGGTGGCCGGCTTCACGCCCGTGGGCTTTGCCCAATCGGCGGCGGGGGAATACACCTTCTCCATTTTCGCCGTGGTCACCATCGCCTTGCTGGCGTCCTGGATCGTGGCCGTGGTGTTCACGCCCTACCTGGGCTACAAGCTGCTCAACGCGGAAAAACTGGCCGAAATCGGCCGCAAGCACGGCGGCGACATCTACGGCTCGCCTTTCTACCTGCGCTTCCGCAGCCTGGTGGTGTGGTGCCTGCGCCACCGCAAGAGCGTGATCCTCGCCACGCTAATCATCTTCCTGGCATCCATATTCGTCTTCGGCACGGTGGTGAAAAAGCAGTTTTTCCCCTCCTCCTCCCGCTCCGAACTGCTGATCGAGCTGTGGCTGCCCCAGGGCGCGTCCCTCAAGGCCACCGAGGCCGAGGTGCGGCGGGTCGAGAAAATCCTGGAAAACGATCCAGCCGTCACCGCCCAGTCCGCCTACGTGGGCAATGGCGCGCCGCGCTTCTACCTGCCCCTGGACCAGCAACTGTTCAACGACAACTTCGCCCAGTTCGTGGTGGTGACCAAGGGCGTACAGGAACGCGAAGACCTGAAGCAGCGCCTGGAACAACGCTTTACCGGCGACGATGGCGCCTGGTCCGGCTTGCGGGCGCGCGTCCTGCGCCTGGAAAACGGCCCTCCCGTGGGCTTCCCGGTGCAGTTCCGGGTCATGGGCGAGGATCTGGAGCAGTTGCGGCTTATTGCCGGGCGGGTGGCGGAGGTCATGCGTGCCGACCCCGACCTCCAGGATGTCCACCTCGACTGGAACGAGAAGGTGAAGAGCGTGCGCGTCGCCATCGACCAGGACCGGGCGCGCCTCCTGGGCGTTTCCAGCCAGGACATGGCGCTGACCCTGCAAGCCTGGCTCAAGGGCGCAGCCATCACCCAGTTCCGCGAAGGCGACCAGCTGATCGACGTGGTCTGGCGCGGCAGCGGCGTCAACCGCGACTCTCTCGACGGATTGCCTGACCTCGACATCGCCACGACTGGCGGCCGCCATGTGCCGCTGGCCCAGGTGGCCAGGCTGGAGCCGGTGCTGGAAGAAGGCATCATCTGGCGGCGCGACCGGCTGCCGGCCATCACGGTGCGCGCCGACCTGGCCGGCAATACCACGGGCCCGGCGGTGTCGGCCCGCCTCGACCCGCAGCTTGATCCGATCCGTGCCCAGCTGCCGCCGGGATTCCGCATCGAGATGGGCGGCACGGTGGAGGAATCGGCCAAGGGCGAGAAATCCATCCAGGCCGTGATGCCGCTCATGCTGATCGGCGTGATCACCCTGCTGATGATGCAGCTGCAGAGCATGAGCCGCACCATCATGGTATTGCTGACCGCGCCCCTCGGCCTGATCGGCGTCACCCTGTCGCTGCTGGCATTCCAGGTGCCCTTCGGCTTCGTTGCCCAGCTCGGCGTCATCGCCCTGATGGGCATGATCCTGCGCAACTCGGTGATCCTGGTCGACCAGATCGACCAGGACGAGAAGGCCGGCAAGAGCACCTGGGAAGCCATCGTCGGCTCCACGGTGCGGCGCTTCCGGCCCATTACCCTGACGGCGGCGGCAGCGGTGCTGGCCATGATCCCCCTGACGCGCCAGATCTTCTGGGGGCCCATGGCCGTGGCCATCATGGGCGGCCTGATCATCGCCACCGCGCTGACCTGCCTGTTCCTGCCGGCCCTCTATGCCGCCTGGTACCGGGTCAGGGAGGAGTAA